A window of the Hippoglossus stenolepis isolate QCI-W04-F060 chromosome 8, HSTE1.2, whole genome shotgun sequence genome harbors these coding sequences:
- the eaf1 gene encoding ELL-associated factor 1 has protein sequence MNGSTNPLLDKEEHALKLGESFEKRPKSSFHTIRYDFKPASIDTSCEGELQVGKGDEVTITLPHIPGSTPPMTVFKGNKRPYQKDCVLIINHDTGEFVLEKLSSSIQVKKTRAEGSSKIQARIEQQSVRSSQPSSQFRAPTKPGAGVKTSPSPSKDNPSPEPQLDDIKRELRAEVDVIEQMSSSGSSSSDSASASGSGDDSSSDGEHDAPRPLSQTSPSRPPVANGGVDRQPGNNQLMNTLRNDLQLSESGSDSDDD, from the exons ATGAACGGGAGCACGAACCCGCTGCTGGACAAAGAGGAGCACGCGCTGAAGCTCGGGGAAAGTTTCGAGAAGAGGCCGAAGTCCTCGTTTCACACCATCCGAT ATGACTTCAAACCAGCATCGATCGACACGAGCTGCGAGGGCGAGCTGCAAGTCGGGAAAGGAGATGAAGTCACCATCACGTTACCGCACATTCCG GGCTCCACGCCGCCCATGACGGTTTTCAAAGGGAACAAGCGTCCGTACCAGAAGGACTGCGTGCTCATCATCAACCACGACACCGGGGAGTTTGTTCTGGagaagctgagcagcagcatccaGGTCAAGAAAACCAG ggccGAGGGCAGCAGTAAGATCCAGGCCCGGATCGAGCAGCAGTCGGTCCGCTCCAGTCAGCCCAGCTCTCAGTTCCGGGCGCCCACGAAGCCCGGGGCCGGGGTCAAGACGTCTCCTTCCCCTTCGAAGGACAATCCCTCCCCTGAGCCTCAGCTCGATGACATCAAAAGAG AGCTGCGAGCCGAGGTGGACGTGATCGAGCAGAtgagcagcagcggcagcagctccTCCGACTCGGCGAGCGCCTCAGGCAGCGGCGACGACAGCAGCAGCGACGGCGAGCACGACGCCCCTCGACCGCTCAGTCAGACCTCGCCCAGCCGCCCGCCTGTGGCCAACGGGGGAGTGGACCGGCAGCCGGGCAACAACCAGCTCATGAACACGCTCA GAAACGACCTCCAGCTCAGCGAGTCGGGCAGCGACAGCGATGACGACTGA
- the mettl6 gene encoding tRNA N(3)-methylcytidine methyltransferase METTL6, whose translation MALSTHESFTGEITTGELSPCVPGQTGTASTREEADGPGGERTLVSGFKQMKLEKEAQKNWDLFYKRNTTNFFKDRHWTCREFEELRACREFESQRLVLLEAGCGVGNCLFPLLEEDLNIFVYACDFSPRAVEFVKRNPLFCPERCCAFQCDLTKDDLKTNVPEGSVDVVTLIFVLSAVHPDKMKLALQNISRVLKPGGLVLFRDYGLHDHAMLRFKAGSKLGENFYVRQDGTRSYFFSKEFLAELFADAGFQSVANDYVLRETVNKKEGLCVPRVFLQSKFTKPDQSDSS comes from the exons ATGGCGCTGTCCACACACGAGAGTTTCACCGGTGAGATCACAACAGGTGAGCTGTCCCCGTGTGTCCCGGGACAGACGGGGACAGCTTCCACCCGGGAGGAGGCGGACGGACCCGGCGGGGAACGGACTCTGGTGTCCGGCTTCAAGCAGATGAAGCTGGAGAAAGAAGCTCAGAAGAACTGGGACTTGTTCTACAAAAGAAACACCACGAACTTCTTCAAGGACAGACACTGGACCTGCAGAGAGTTCGAAGAGCTCCGAGCCTGcagagag TTTGAGTCCCAGAggctggttctgctggaggcCGGCTGCGGTGTGGGGAACTGCCTCTTCCCCCTGCTGGAGGAAGACCTGAACATCTTTGTTTACGCCTGTGACTTCTCTCCACGAGCTGTTGAGTTTGTCAAA CGAAACCCTCTGTTCTGCCCTGAGCGCTGCTGTGCCTTCCAGTGCGATTTAACCAAAGACGATCTGAAGACAAATGTCCCGGAGGGCAGCGTGGACGTCGTCACTCTCATCTTCGTTCTGTCGGCCGTCCATCCAGATAAGATGAAGCTGGCTTTGCAGAACATCAGCAGG GTGCTGAAGCCTGGAGGCCTTGTCCTGTTTAGAGACTATGGGCTGCACGACCACGCCATGCTGCGCTTTAAAGCAGGCAGCAAACTGGGGGAGAACTTCTACGTACGGCAGGACGGCACCAGGTCGTACTTCTTCTCCAAAG AGTTTCTGGCTGAGCTCTTTGCGGACGCGGGCTTCCAGTCTGTTGCCAACGACTACGTCCTGAGAGAGACGGTCAACAAGAAGGAGGGGCTTTGTGTTCCCAGGGTGTTCCTGCAGAGCAAGTTCACCAAGCCTGACCAATCAGACAGCTCCTGA